CGCCAAAGCGCTGAAATTTTGCGCTCCCCGGCAGGCGAAACGCCCTTTTTGACGGCACAGTCCGGTCCTGCCGTTTGCATGAAAAGAGTTGCTCTGCCGCAGGAGCGTACTCTCTGTGCCTCGGCGTCTGCGCATAAGTCGAAAAGCCTTCTGTCCTACAGGGGAATGTTCACTTTATGTTCGCCGCGAATCGGAGGACAGAGCCATGGCGCGTAAGCAATCGGATTATCTGGCGGCCTTGCTGTCGGACGAGGCGGAGGCCCCTACCCTCGCGTCAGAAGCAGAAAACGAACTTGTGGGAGAGGTAGAGCCAGTCTCCTCCCCTGCCCTGGCTCCCGTTCCGGCGCGTCCAGAACGAGCGCGGGGGTCAACGCTACTCGGCCGCGAAACCGCCCTAGCCAGGCTCGCATCGGGTGAAGTCCGGCAGGTCACCCAATTGCTGCTGGACCCGGCCAAGGTCCGCATATGGCCCGGCAACGCCAGGCTGTATCAGCATCTGACCGAAGATAACTGCCGCGAACTGATCGATTCAATCATCGCCGAGGGTGGGCAGAAAGTGCCTGCCGTCGTGCGCCGGGTCGAGGGCGACCCTGATCATGACTATGAAGTGATCGCGGGTACGCGGCGCCATTTCTCGATCAGCTGGCTGCGGGCGCATAGCTATCCCGACATGATGTTCGTGGCGCAGGTTGCCCAGCTGGACGACGAAGCAGCCTTCCGCCTTGCCGACCTCGAAAATCGCGCGCGCAAGGATGTCACCGATCTTGAGCGCGCCCGCAATTATGCCGAGGCGCTGGGCGCGCATTATGGCAGCCATCTGACCCGCATGGCCGAACGGTTGAAGCTGTCCAAAGGCTGGCTCAGCAAGATGATCAAGGTCGCGGGAATCCCCGACGACATCATCGAGGCCTTCCCTTCACCGGGCGATGTACAGTTGAAACCCGCTTATCCCTTGGCCCAGGCGCTTGATAATCATGCTGCCGCCACGACCATCCATGCCGAGGCGGCCCGCCTTGCCACGACACAACGGGAACGCCGCGCCGCTGGAGCGCCACCC
This region of Sphingobium sp. MI1205 genomic DNA includes:
- a CDS encoding ParB/RepB/Spo0J family partition protein produces the protein MARKQSDYLAALLSDEAEAPTLASEAENELVGEVEPVSSPALAPVPARPERARGSTLLGRETALARLASGEVRQVTQLLLDPAKVRIWPGNARLYQHLTEDNCRELIDSIIAEGGQKVPAVVRRVEGDPDHDYEVIAGTRRHFSISWLRAHSYPDMMFVAQVAQLDDEAAFRLADLENRARKDVTDLERARNYAEALGAHYGSHLTRMAERLKLSKGWLSKMIKVAGIPDDIIEAFPSPGDVQLKPAYPLAQALDNHAAATTIHAEAARLATTQRERRAAGAPPIPAAEILKRLLDAPRVAVSEPKEEPFTWTTRYGRPALTVQSANRQGITIRFHAGSGADMETLATALRDTLEHLERRGMGLQQ